GGCCAACACCATAACCCTGAGTACACCTTTCCTAAGGTGTAACTGCTTCTAACTGAATGGTAGGGCAAAATTtcaactcttttattttttccaacttACAGAAAGGCAGCAAACAATCTCTCTTTAGTTATGTTTTATCAATAACGGCTATAGACTATCTAGTGACGAGTTTTGCAGCTAACTATGCAGAGAAGAGCTTATTATTTAACAGCAATGAAGTGCCAGATAAGATTTGTAGTGGAGATGGACAAGAAAAAGTCTTTATAAGAActtgatattaaaaaaattctatactAGGCTATttgccatgcataaaaacattgtaaaagcATGTTACCGCTATTAGCAACCCATTAGCTTCACCACACCAATACCGTTCTAAGGACTTTGAGCTTCAACATGTGTTGCATTGATGGGACGTTGAACCTCCTATACAGTATCAAAGCCAAATGACTTGTCGATGATCTGATAACAGAACAAACTCGTTTTTACCATTATTAGCTACTAGTTGCTCAAGTCAAATGAGAGGGGATACTGCCAAAATGAGATTTCCAGACATTACACTGTACTTCTAATATTGAGTAGTAAAGTTTATGCTTTGCACTTCGCAAGAAATTTCAGATTACTTCCTAAGGTTTTTAAATTGTTTATTGTACCAGaacaaaatataatcaattaaaacatgaaGAAATGAGAAATACTGGAATATCATTGTCGATTGTCTTGGTATCCCAGCAACAACTTTGAGACAACACCCCCTAATTTCCTGCAAAAAGGGAGTAGGATTATACTAAAAGTGCTTGCAAAGATGAACAAAAATTCTCTTTTACCAAGCAAATAATTGATACCACCAAGGACCATCGGAACACGAAATCATATGCCAAATAATGCATATAACAGTAGGTTGTTCCATTTACCATTGCGAAACTAAATATGCATCTAACATATTCAAAAGAAACATTTCCATGTAAGAGACCGGCAAGTCCGTGGAAACTATTAGAACATAAAGACGAGCTAGCCAGAACTAGTTAATAAGGTATATTCAAACATATTGAATCTATGTGCAGATGATGTTTtgtgagaaatattggagaaaaatattattattgtgtATCTGATAAACAAAAGATGTATAGTAAGATTGAGATCCAAAGAATGTGACATCAATGGACCTAAGGTATCGACGAAGATCGGGTAAATAACAATGATACCCTTTTTGAACTCGCGAGTAACCAAGGAAGACATATTTGAGAGCACAGGGACTAATTTATCCGTTTTTGAGGAGATAAGTTATGAACAAAGCATGTGCTCCCAAAGACACGTGGGGTGATAAGAGTAAAGTTGTGATTGAGAAAACAGTATGGAATGTGGAAACTGAATAGAAAATGAAGGTattctattaattaaaaatagcaAGACCCAAGGACCCAAAAATGCAGCGGAACATGGGACTCAATGAGAAGAGTGCTACCAGTCTCAATTAGATATCTATTCTTCTTTCCTACTACACTATTCTGTTGAGGGGTGTACGGACAAGATGTTTGATGAATAATTCTTTGGCGAGTAATAAACTTCAGAAATTGGGAGGATAAGTATTCTAAGGCATTATCACTATCAAAAGTACGAATAGAAACACCAAactgattttgaattttagcaAAGAAACTTTAGAATATACAAAATAACTCGGTACgatctttcattaagaaaacTCACGTGCATCTTGAAcaatcatcaatgaaactaaAGAAATAACGACATCCTAAGGTTGAAATGACTCTACTAGAACCCCAAATGTCagaatgaactaatgaaaaaatagactTTGAACGCCCATCAGTACTACGTGAAAATGTGGCATGGTGTATTTCCCAAGTTAACACGACTCACAATCTAATGTGGATAAACTAGACAAACTAGGCACCATCTTCTATAGCTTGGATAGACTCGGATGTCCCAAACGTTTGTGAATTAGGTCGGGAGGATCGGTAACGGAGCATGATGTGAAGGGATTTGAAGAGGTAAGATAATAAAGGCCTTGTGATTCATGTCCTGTGCCAATCATCTGTCCCGTGCAGTCCTgcataagaaaaaaatcatcaagaaaATGTTCTGCCACAATGTCGGGCACGCGTCAAACGACTAGAAGATGCCAAATTAAAAGGAGAACCAACGATACGAAGAACATAATTTAGAGTGACAGAAGATAGGGGTTTAGCTTGTGTAACcctttttgattttgtttggaTTCCATTGGCTAAAGTAATAGTAGGAAGAGACTATGAATAAACAGTATTAGAAAGAAGTGATTTGTTACTAAAAATATGATCAGAAGCGTCTGAGTTCATGACCCATGATCCAAGAGTACTAGGCTGTGAAACACAAGCAAAAAAATTACCAGTAACAAAACCATTAGGCTGAGCAACCGAGGCTACTTGTGGAGACGTTTGCTTACTTGCTCGATACAGAAGGAACTCATCATATTATGTCTGAGCAATATGAGCAGTATTGAATGGTCGATCAGGCGGAGCAACCGAGGCTACTTGTGGAGATGTCAATGTACTAGCACGATTTCGAAGAAACTCATTATATTCCTTTAGAGAAATAGGATCATAACTGAGTGGTGGACCATGTAAAACATAACATATGTCATGAGTGTGTCCAATCTTATGGCAATAACTACACTTGGATCGAGGTTTCCCAAAACGACTTCCTCCTCGCCAATTCTCCATAGACTGATATGTTCGTTTTACTATGATTTGAGATGCGAGAACAGAGGAGTCAACGATGGATGATGAAACACCTTTGTGATTAGGAGGTGCAGCAAGACGAGGTAGTCGGGAGAATAACTCATCTATTGTAGGAACCATAGGACTAGCTAAAATCTTGACACGCACTGAATCATAGTCATTAGGCAGTCCAACAAGTGTAAAAACTAGAAACAACATATGTTTGTGCTCTTGTTGTTTTTCCTCATTTGTAGTGATGGGCATCAACGTTTCAAATTCCCCCATGACTGCTTGTGCTTGTCCCAAGTAAGTAGACATATcggattcttgtttctttaagtCGATCATTCGAGATATCACATCATATAAATGAGATATGTCATTAGTGTATAAAGCACAAGCCTTTTGCCAAAACTACATAACATGTCTGGAATGGGCGAAACAAGGGCATCAACTTGGAATCAATAGAACGCCACAAGAGACTACATAATTGAGCATCAATCTTCTCCCATTGTGCTTTGATTGTTGCATCTTCTGCACTAGACTTTGCATTTTCATCTACCACACATGCTTTGTTCGTTAAGTGATCTTGGACACCTTGACCTTTGCACCACAACTCAACTGAGGAAGCCCAAGCTAGATAATTTGAACTTCCCATTAATGGTTCGGAAGTGATCATAATGCTCGAACTTCTAATTCCCATATTTTTTATGCCAAAAGTGTCAACCTCAAAATACATCTTGTTAAATCAGAACTCCACCcacccacccaaaaaaaaattggaaatagagTGCCGGAATCTGGAAAATAAAAGTCCAGTCGCCGGAAATACGATATGGTTGCCGAAAACTGGTCGGAATCAGAAAAAATATACGGTCAGCCTCAGAATGGAGAGGCAACCTCACTGGAAATTACTTTAGTCAAAAACTGGCCGAAAAAGCTCGCACGCTAACCCTCAGgggttggcctgctggcaattgacttgagccttggggtttgctccctttcaaggtctcaagtttgaaacccactaggtgcaaacaatttctgagggccatcggactgggtaaaacctgaattaaccgtggtgcacttgcgggaaactccttgccgagggcctgtgcacccccgggattagtcggggctcaaagagactcggacacccggtgcaaatcaaaaaaaaaaaagctcgcACGCTCAGGTGCGTGAGGCGTGTGAAGAACCAGAACTCAGAGGAGCTCACTGGGGATTGCTCGCCTGAGTATTTCTCACCTTGTGGTGTTGGTTTTCACACAACACTTACAAAACAATAAAGGGACATAAATCAGTCTTTGACAGTCGCTGGAAAATCTGCACAGTGACCCTGATTTTGCTGGAATGATGTCAACGATGTTTTTCTCACAATTGCTCTGATATCAtgtgagaaatattggagaaaaatattataattgtgTGTCTACATAACTTATAGAACCTATTCCTAGACACTataatacaatcctttaccaagtaggacaCTATatactattcctattcctattctaagtaggattgTGTATACTTATTCCTATTCTTACAATGTTCAGGCTTGGAACAAGATACTTGATTTGACCTTCGTAGAGTGATAGAGAATCTGCTCAAGAGACTGATTATAAAGAATAGATTATTGAACTTTCAGCAAAATATGTAAACCATATTTATTACCTTAGTCGAAACTGTCTCATGTTTTTGGGTGGGTATATACCTGGCCTCTTAATTTGCAGAATCTAACACCCCTCATAATTAAAGCTGCTCCTTTTAGCCCAGGGCACAAACCACCACATTTTCTATTGAATGGAAGATGATTTTACATCATCTGAACTGAAATAAACCTGAGAAATATTGAAGCTTTCTTCTGAGTGAAAGGTTTCATATTAATATCTCTATTGGTTACTGGCAACAAATTGCACATTGCCATCCTTGAAGAAAGTAGACATACCTTCTGATGTGGACCAGCACGCCGAAAATGTACTCCTCGATGACTGTCCTTATGAACAACAATCTACAAAATGATCAAACAAATTCATAACTATTACCACAATGAAAGAGGACAGATTGCTGAACAAAGGAGCTCTcttggacaatttttttttcattataggTAAATGAAGAGAGAAACTGACAAGGAATTTGAAAGTAAAATAAAGGACTGACTGAATAATTTGTCCCAGACAGTCAACTCAGAAAAAAATTTCTACACACTTATTTTGTCCTTTCACTGCAATGGCTTAGTAGATTGGCAACTATTGCAAGACTGAAGAAATAGTTCAGAATGCAAAGTTCAGTTTGGAGATTCTGTATCCACGCTGAAGAGTCAGCCATGTCTACTTTTCAATAGCTTCTACCATAGTTGCAATTAGTTGTTACTCTGTTCACGTTTACTTCAGCCTTTTGATCCTTAAAGGGACCGACTATAGTATACACTCACATAAAGTACGTTTACTGATGCATCATTTATAGCAGTGGAATGATAAAAGTAAGTGGCCATAGAATTTCTCGTGAAGTgctaatttgatattatttagtATCTATTGTTTCTCCAAAACCCACATCAGACAATAATGGTCCTCTACTCTTGCTTTCCAGATAGTTATATCTGTACTTCATTTATGTGACTAGCATCCCACTTTGCAGAATCACTAACTCAACTATTGCAGATCAATGTGCCTATCTGTTAGTATCTATCATCTGTCTTACCATTTTATTAacttttgaaagagaaagaagtACAGACATTTTCTACgaaagaaatttatatatacagGCAGAACATGTTAGAAAGAAGATTGCACCTTCTGAGGAACTGTATCATCCATGTCAACAAAGTGATGCCTGAAATCATAAAGACATTTTATAACTTGTCAAGGATCAACTGCATAAAAACTTCCACATTGGCCTGATAgcattaaaaaaagaaaggtcAATAATGGACTCACTTCACAACTGAGTATGCTGGATTAGAATGCAAGGGGTTATCATAAGTCTGTCATCAAGCAATGAAACGAAGAATAAAGTCGAGTTAGTAGATAGATCAACATCTAGAGCAACAAACACACATGATTGAGGGGATAACACAGATACATAGTTGAAATCAAGTATCTCGTGTCTAACAGATACACCTTTTATTTTCTGACTGAAAAAGTAAATACAACTCTTGCAAAAAGTAAATGTGAATTTCCATTAGTGTGTACAATAAGTATTAGAGGAGACGATTCAGAGACATGAAAAGGCCATAATGAACAGCATTACATTAAGATACAAGAAAATTTCTAACACCTAAACTAGCATACATATATGGTACAAGAGATGCAATCACTTGCTTACAGACTTTGCTATCACTTCTTCCCACCATCCAATCCACTGTTCCCCTAAAACAACTCATGATTCAATaattcaaaatcaatatatatacataaaaatataaaaggtaCCTTATATAtactgtatttttttttaccaagaGGGTTCGGGTGAATCCTTTGTGACCGCCTAGATCTTCCCCTGGGCTGAGGCAATTAGGCAGAATATGCCACAACTTCAGCTCACTGAGGAGGCGAGGACATGAACCTTGATAGTAGGGTGTGGAGGCCAAAGATTAGGGAAGAAGGTTAGTAGTAAGTCAGATGTATTTCTTTCCCATTCTCGGAGTTTTAAGCATTATTCTTCTGTTTTTTCCTTATCTTTAGATTTCTATTACTACCTgctattcttttctttagccTCCAtatcttatttcttgatgttgTAGCAGCATGTCACTGCTACTTTGTCATGTTCGTTCAACCAAGGGTCTATCGGAAATCGTctctgtgtacactctacccttaTACCCCACCTATGGGATTGCACTGGGTTTGTTGTTGCATGGTAGATCCCCATGAAAGTTTTGAAATTATTGTTGGATTTAACTTTAATACATAAATTTGACCTGTCAATGTAATATAACTGGTCGGATCAGCTTAGCATACTTTCCAGGTTACAAATCCATGCTTATTAGGGATAGTTACCTATAGGCTATAAGGATTTCAGTTGCAGGGTGTAGATACCTTTTCCAAGTTACCTGCAATTGCTCTTTAAATAATTGCATAgagtaaatatgtttaaaaagttaaaattcatAATGTTATAGGATGAATATAAAGTTTTGCAAGACAGACAGGAGCTAATGAGGGAAACTCTTCCATTACAATCCGCATCGAGACTATATGAACTGCAAGGGTTAAATTCCAGTAAGTAGTATGAAGTGAAGATCTCTTATCCTGCTTCTGTATGTACACTTGCATTCATGCCTACTACTTCTCTATACCCTATTGGTATTTAAAGCTTAAACCTTTACTGTTCAACATATAACGAATACCAGCTACTTTTACTCTACAACTAAGTAAAGGAAGTTCAGGGCTTAATGTTGGTAGGAAGTTACTGAATACTGAAAAGATAATTTTTCGGGTGGACAACAGTCTTGAATTGTTTGGTGACAAGGTTTGGTTATGTCTGCACAATATATAGTGATTATTGTCTGTTCTTTTGATCATTTTTACCTCTCAAAAGGCACAGCTTAACCTCTTTTTTATCCCCACAAAAAGTGATAAGGAATCAAGAACATTCACCTATGACTTGTGTTTTCGAGTTACTTgccataaaaatgaaaaaaaaaaagttactacCAGCCAGAAAGTTCTTGCAATACAAACATAGCCATTCAAACAAACTAACCATTAGCGTGTACAACAAGTATTAGAGGAGACAATTTAGAGGTATGAAAAGGCCATAATGATTAATGACCAGCATTACATGGAGACACAACAAATTTCTAACAGCTAAACTAGCATATATATATGGTACAAGGAGATGCAATCACTTGCTTACAGACTTTGCTCTCACTTCCTCCCACCACCCGATCCACTGCTCCCTTCAAACAACTCAAAGATTCGAGCTTCAAGATCCTCCACACTAAACTTGATATGCCTCTCTGCGTACCTGCCAGAATTGTTATTACTCTGCAACCTCCCAATAAAGTTGCGATATGCTGGAGACAAAGACCCTGCTACAGAATTCCTTAATTCTTCCTTCAGTTGCTCATCAAAGATTATCCAAGTGGATTGAGTTTTACATATCTCCTCAAAGTAGGAATTGAATAACTTAAGCTTTTCTTTCAAAGATCTCGAAGCTCCAGTAGGTGACATAGCATTATTATCAATCTTCAGAACTCCTGAAACCTTACTCCACGAACTTCGGTGATAACTTACATGATACTGCTTAACTTTGGCTGCGTGTTTTCGTATCCAATCATCACCTAAAAGCAATCCCAACTCACTATCTTTAACTTTCTGAACAATGTATCTTTCATTATTCATCATAAAAACAGCCAACAAAGCAGAGTCCTTGTAAATCTTTGATTTTGCTTCCAGATTACTCTCAAGTAACTCCATAATCCATGCCATTTGAACAGCCAATGAAGAAGACGAAAGTGCTCTATCATCCCCATCTCTGTAATCAACAGCACTAGCAGATGGCACAACAATTTCCTCAAAAACCTGTTCAAGAGTAATCCGGGATCGACAAGCTGCACGGATATAATTCATCACGTATCGAGTAATTGGGTGGAGTCCGCCACCAGGCACTGGAGTCTTAGCAGGATCACGGCGAATCAAATTCTCCAACTCCATAAATATCCCTCTAATAGCCTCACCTAATCTTCTCCATATAGCCAATGCTTCATTCCTCAATAGCACACAATATTGATCCGAAAACATCAATTCAAATTCAGGCATCAAATCCCTAAGCGCCTCATAAACATCAAGTACCTTGAAAAGTCTCTCCGGTGCCCGACTAGAGATCGCAACAGCATCAGCAAAGTTGAGAAGTTGAATAGTAGAACCTCTAGAAACTTCCATGAAAGATAGATCAGAAACAGAGTTGAATCCAAAGAAGACCCGATCACAAAGTCGACGTTCACTCGGGAACAGGATTCGGAGAGCTACGTTGACCGCTTTAACCCATTTCTCAATCTCATCTTCAAGCTCATTCCACTGCATTTTCTGCACTTGATCCATACTCAGCTTCTGCAACCCCAATCTACTTAAACTCTCTTCCAAAAACTCTCTTCTAGACACACTATACGCGTGTGAACACTCTTTCTCATACCCAGCAGCCACCATTCTCTTAGCAATCTCATGTAGATCGCTAATGATTCCCGCCGGTAAAGCTTCAATAAGGATCCCGTAATCCGTTACAGGATGTGCTATAGGaatctcatcatcatcatcatcatcatcatcaacttCTTCCTCTTCAGATTCGTAGTAGTCTCCCAAATTATTACCACCATTCTGGTGGCGCGTGAGATCCACGGACTCGGAAGCGCGTTGCA
This genomic stretch from Solanum stenotomum isolate F172 chromosome 10, ASM1918654v1, whole genome shotgun sequence harbors:
- the LOC125841706 gene encoding exocyst complex component EXO70B1 — its product is MAENGEEKLIAVARHIAKTLGHTDTMTDDILQIFSNFDNRFRKKLTDDQPLERTLKSLHRQISRHLSAQHHIWSDSAESAAFLDSVDQLLAVIHEWNPMANDKSVSVSLDKADDLLQQAMFRLQDEFTTLMQRASESVDLTRHQNGGNNLGDYYESEEEEVDDDDDDDDEIPIAHPVTDYGILIEALPAGIISDLHEIAKRMVAAGYEKECSHAYSVSRREFLEESLSRLGLQKLSMDQVQKMQWNELEDEIEKWVKAVNVALRILFPSERRLCDRVFFGFNSVSDLSFMEVSRGSTIQLLNFADAVAISSRAPERLFKVLDVYEALRDLMPEFELMFSDQYCVLLRNEALAIWRRLGEAIRGIFMELENLIRRDPAKTPVPGGGLHPITRYVMNYIRAACRSRITLEQVFEEIVVPSASAVDYRDGDDRALSSSSLAVQMAWIMELLESNLEAKSKIYKDSALLAVFMMNNERYIVQKVKDSELGLLLGDDWIRKHAAKVKQYHVSYHRSSWSKVSGVLKIDNNAMSPTGASRSLKEKLKLFNSYFEEICKTQSTWIIFDEQLKEELRNSVAGSLSPAYRNFIGRLQSNNNSGRYAERHIKFSVEDLEARIFELFEGSSGSGGGRK